A genomic window from Punica granatum isolate Tunisia-2019 chromosome 2, ASM765513v2, whole genome shotgun sequence includes:
- the LOC116195148 gene encoding serine/threonine-protein kinase SMG1-like isoform X1 translates to MQGLHHQQQQLAALLSAALPKDSIDLPSSASSSSSSSSTSKLAAVPSSASADTDDSARLAAISSLHRAILYPPNSLLVAHSASFLSQGLSQLLSDQSYSVRQAAATAYGALCAVVCSIPITSNTRQNHVILGAMVDRFISWALPLLNNVGAGDRTAELALDSLREFLNVGDVNGIERYSLPILKACQQLLEDERTSLSLLHRLLGVLTLVSLKFMRCFQPHFLDIVDLLLGWALVPDLSDSDRRVIMDCFLQFQKHWVANLQFSLGLLLKFLGDMETLLQDGGLGTAQQFRRLLALLSCFTAVLQSTASGLLELNLLEQISEPLSKMLPRFLASLSIVGRRFGWSKWYGDLWRCLTLLAEILREKFAAFYPLAVDTLFQSLEMTDDASPSLRGKVSSVHVHGVLKTNLQLLSLQKLGLLPSSVQKILHFNSSVSRLRLHPNHVVTASSAATYVFLLQHSNQEVVDQAVALLLVELRILRSMVEKAFTHGDEIYYSDSKSYSKLELCALVKFDLKVLLTCVVLDGIEALISQPDIAILYLKRSDTLIHFIFENLHPFDSLIMASVELQVTVFGTLERLSKVEFLSKYVTCEEKALDTSYRVLHSTLIGEHGRKYSRLLVKALHASSPLAVKLEALKWIQRFCEDVINLAKHSEADPYHFKSFLHTGALWNIIVSVLDAASDKEQKVRSHVTLVLELLLRARLVYGMSLYPIAHRVLEKLGDPDNNIRNTFVGLLSNVLPAMVYSCGLCEYGTSLACGPYSFETNSSVLHWKQLFSLRQLPQRLQAQQLVSVLSYISQRWKVPLSSWIQRLIHSCRKSDDLLPTQSEDMGDLSASESWLDVKVDEEYLEKVCSSSVLAGAWWAVQEAARYCTSTRLRTNLGGPSQTFAALERMLVDVAHVLPLDSEQNDGSLSIINSSGAHLLPMRLLLDFVEALKKNVYNAYEGSAVLGPVSRASSLFFRANKKVCEEWFSRICEPMMNAGLALQCPYAIIQYCSLRLYDLHSIVSSAFKDKSRGQKSNLEGIRSRFSGDVLRVLRHMTLALCRIHEPEALLGLLTWASQSFYPLFLEDNQSIDHSGISGPFTWINGLVYQAKGQYEGAAAYFTHLLQSEDSLRSMDSDGVQFVIERIIESYSALSDWKSLESWLLELQTLRAKYAGKSYSGALTTAGNEINAIHALSRFDEGDFHAAWACLDLTPKSSGELTLDPKLALQRSEQMLLQALLLQVEGKIDKLPEDLQKAKQMLEENLSVLALDGLEDAAAVATQLHCIAVFEDGLSVEGREERSKQFYSALPSYFQLMQSPISKTRQDCSPWLKVLRVYRTIYPSSPLTLNLCMNLSSLARRQKNLLLAHHLNDYLREHLPRCSEERFCNSLASNLEYERILLAYAENKYEDAFTSLWSFLRPCIVSSASSVSETNESILKARACLKLADWQRDHSVSFFEVIAPMMEEDFNTPFLHVDRDGNFSSDGSLNYKQSAGPIIDEIMGTATKLSTQLCPYMGKAWMSYGSWCFIQARNSILNPHDSVLKSCSFSPLLVSEIQPGRFMLSEDEVENIRAVILQIFLKLGEDCKLNNKKEDQHDRIASSEDLTNNQLFKALIEQVVNILEAAAGAPGAEESSGESLSTTVASRLHKSFLNANVKLEVNELDQLVDIWWTLRKRRVSLFGYAARGFSQYLSCSSSKFCNGQLIGSVSESLKTGCYTLKATLYLLHILLNYGVELLDTLEPSLSAVPLWPWQEIIPQLFARLSSHPEQAVRRQLQNLLMMLGKRSPWSIVYPTLVDVNANQENHLDELQQILGCLRELHPRLIQDVQLMIDELGNVTVLWEELWLSTLQDLHADVMRRIHVLREEAARIAENTTLSQSEKNKINAAKYSAMMAPIIVTLERRLASTSHKPVTPHELWFHQNYMEQLKSAIWSFKTPPKSASALGDVWRPFDAIAASLASYQRKCSVSLGEVAPQLALLSSSDVPMPGLEKEVNDFESDGGLTSSQGIITIASFLEQVVILSTKTKPKKINIMGSDGQKYTYLLKGREDLRLDARIMQLLQAINCLLHSSPATRTHPINIRYYSVTPISGRAGLIQWVHNVISIYSVFKSWQTRAQLAQLSSSATGDTKNVAPSIPRPSDMFYGKIIPALKEKGIKRVISRRDWPQDVKRKVLMDLMKEVPRQLLYQELWCASEGFKAFNSKLKRYSGSVAAMSMVGHILGLGDRHLDNILVDFCSGDIVHIDYNVCFDKGQRLKVPEVVPFRLTHTIEAALGLTGVEGTFRANCEAVMGVLRKNKDILLMLLEVFVWDPLVEWTRGDFHDDAAIGGEERKGMELAVSLSLFSSRVQEIRVPLQEHHDLLLSTLPAVESALERFADVLSKYEHVSALFFRVDQEKNNLILHEASAKSIVAEVTCNSEKIRASFEIHAREYSQAKAMVAEKAKEATTWIEQHGKVLDALQSSSVAELNPWLKLSSMRESLSLTSAVSVAGVPLSVVPEPTQAQCDDIDREVSQVVVDLDHGVASALTAIQVYSLALQRILPLNYRTTSSVNAWAQVLQLFSDVLSSDALSIARRRAAELVSHISTAGHESIKLAHDNLSRTLDKYVLDLEKVEKECSEVMNTVGSETESKAKDHVLSSFMKFMQSGNIEREDETHHDARNQSELSEKEKALLVLNLAVIALYTDVRGRVLGIGNTVGLGSSCDFSSLFGELEGQVEKCNLFSEFLNEVSQSAQSETSKLLVDLDNRDSDEKLPSIFKRNLVSCKFFIDQLIEDVLPDLARATISYNSEVLDMFESIAQLRASTDAALEQLIEVEMERTSLVELEKNYFVKVGLITEKQLALKEASLKGRDHLSWEEAEELASQEDACRVQLDQLHQTWNQRDKRAYYLLKREAEAKNALISTERHFQTLFNAEEGGELHGSRAKALLIALIKPFMGLELTDRVLSSFTNALASSGMTHNLADVRISGHSLSENVWKIGGLVNSHAFFIWKVSVMDSFVDSCIQDIASSLDQNLGYDQLLIVLRKKLAIQLERHISFYLKNHFIPSLVTWLEKEIEQLKQFKGATKELTSEYLRMDPGAVKKVQLMLEEYSKARKTAQAARSAASIMEKQVKELREAICRTGIEIVQMEWMHESQLTPSHNSLIALQKFFSVNDDLRPLIPRLSRSKLLEIIQSAVVRIAQSIDSLQSIERTSLTAQGQLERAMGWACGGPTPTKMSGIPPEFHQHLMRRQQLMWDAREKASDIINICMSVLEFEASRDGILWVPGEVHLSATGSDNRAWQQVYFNALTRLDVAYHSFSRLEQEWKLAKSSMEAASSGLYSATNELCIASLKAKTASDDLQSTILAMRDFAYEASVSLSAFGRVSRTHTALTSECGSMLEEVLAMTDDLHDVYSLGKEAAAMHHSLVDDLSKANAILLPLESVLSKDVATMTDTITRERETKAEISPLRGEAIYRSYSSRIREASQTFNPLLPSLMISVKGLLSLLTRLARTASLHAGNLHKAFEGVGESQREKSQGFDLSKADFDGEGSSSVDGDGGEQSRYDEGDTQDTLGFSGLSLNEKGWISLPDSICTSSSGSESSITEVSVSDGFRDSTEEASQAKLPEFKDPVGPTDGGSDHESPVQISQSLLEENEELKSGAKDETSSRKTRIEDDSDEALSTNKHMNGPVIRGKNTYAMSVLRRVEMKLDGRDISDSGQISIAEQVDYLLKQATSVDNLCNMYEGWTPWI, encoded by the exons atgcaAGGGCTCCATcaccagcagcagcagctggCGGCTCTCCTCTCGGCCGCCCTCCCCAAGGACTCGATCGACCTTCCTTCTTCTGCTTCAtcatcgtcgtcgtcgtcgtccaCTTCGAAGCTCGCTGCCGTCCCTTCTTCTGCTTCTGCTGACACCGACGATTCAGCTCGACTCGCCGCCATCAGCTCCCTCCACAGGGCCATCCTCTACCCTCCCAACTCCCTCCTCGTCGCCCACTCCGCCTCCTTCCTCTCCCAGGGTCTCTCCCAGCTCCTCTCCGATCA ATCCTACTCCGTGAGACAGGCTGCAGCCACCGCCTATGGAGCCCTCTGTGCTGTAGTATGTTCAATCCCCATAACCTCAAATACCAGACAGAACCATGTCATCCTTGGTGCTATGGTGGATCGGTTCATCAGTTGGGCGCTCCCATTGCTCAACAATGTCGGTGCTGGAGACAGAACGGCAGAACTGGCGCTGGACAGCCTTAGGGAGTTCCTTAATGTCGGAGATGTTAATGGAATTGAAAGATATTCATTGCCAATTCTCAAAGCGTGCCAGCAACTTCTTGAAGATGAGAGAACCTCCCTGAGCTTGCTGCACCGGCTTCTTGGGGTTCTAACCTTGGTTTCCTTGAAGTTTATGAGATGCTTCCAACCTCATTTTCTTGACATTGTGGATCTTCTTCTTGGATGGGCATTGGTGCCGGACCTTTCTGACTCTGATAGGCGAGTTATCATGGATTGTTTCTTGCAATTTCAAAAACATTGGGTTGCCAATTTGCAGTTTTCCCTTGGATTACTGTTAAAGTTTCTCGGTGACATGGAGACACTGCTTCAGGATGGAGGCCTTGGGACCGCCCAACAATTCCGGAGGTTGCTTGCGCTGCTATCTTGTTTTACAGCAGTCCTGCAGTCCACTGCCTCTGGCTTGTTGGAATTGAACTTACTTGAACAAATAAGCGAGCCCCTTAGCAAAATGCTTCCTCGGTTTTTGGCCAGCCTATCAATAGTTGGACGAAGGTTTGGGTGGTCAAAATGGTATGGTGATTTGTGGAGGTGTCTGACCCTGTTGGCAGAAATTTTACGTGAGAAATTTGCTGCCTTTTATCCGCTTGCTGTTGATACCTTATTTCAGAGTTTGGAAATGACTGACGATGCATCACCCAGTCTACGAGGAAAAGTCAGTTCGGTTCATGTTCATGGAGTTCTTAAGACAAATCTCCAGTTGTTGTCTCTGCAGAAGCTTGGCCTTCTCCCTTCATCTGTACAGAAAATACTGCATTTCAACTCTTCAGTGTCTCGGTTGCGTCTGCATCCTAATCATGTAGTGACTGCAAGTTCTGCTGCTACATATGTTTTCTTGCTGCAACACAGTAACCAAGAAGTTGTGGATCAGGCAGTGGCTTTGTTGCTGGTGGAATTGAGAATTCTAAGAAGCATGGTGGAAAAAGCCTTCACCCATGGAGATGAAATCTACTATAGTGATTCTAAGTCATACTCGAAACTCGAATTGTGTGCTTTAGTAAAGTTTGATTTGAAAGTACTATTGACTTGTGTAGTTTTAGATGGAATTGAGGCTTTGATTAGTCAACCAGACATTGCCATCCTATATCTGAAGAGGTCAGACACACtcatacattttatttttgagaaTCTGCACCCTTTTGACAGTCTGATAATGGCCTCTGTGGAGTTACAAGTCACTGTTTTTGGGACGCTGGAGAGGCTCAGTAAAGTTGAATTCTTGAGCAAGTATGTGACCTGTGAAGAAAAGGCCCTTGATACTTCCTATAGGGTCTTGCATTCGACTTTAATTGGGGAGCATGGTAGGAAGTACAGTAGGCTCCTTGTCAAAGCTCTTCATGCATCTTCCCCTCTTGCTGTAAAACTAGAAGCCTTGAAATGGATTCAAAGATTTTGCGAGGATGTTATTAATTTAGCGAAGCATTCTGAGGCAGATCCTTACCATTTCAAATCATTTTTACATACAGGTGCATTGTGGAATATTATTGTGTCTGTTCTGGATGCAGCATCTGATAAGGAACAAAAAGTGAGGTCACATGTTACGTTGGTCTTGGAGCTGCTTCTGCGAGCAAGACTTGTGTATGGGATGAGCTTGTATCCAATAGCCCACAGAGTTCTCGAAAAGCTCGGTGATCCTGATAATAATATAAGGAATACATTTGTAGGGCTACTGTCGAATGTGTTGCCTGCTATGGTCTATTCATGTGGCCTTTGTGAATATGGGACTTCCCTAGCATGTGGACCCTATTCTTTTGAGACCAATAGCTCAGTCTTGCACTGGAAGCAATTGTTTTCTTTAAGGCAGTTGCCCCAGCGGCTTCAAGCACAACAGCTTGTTTCGGTTCTGAGCTACATTTCTCAGAGGTGGAAGGTGCCTCTTTCGTCCTGGATCCAGCGGCTCATCCACAGCTGTCGGAAATCAGATGATCTTTTGCCCACCCAATCCGAGGATATGGGCGATCTCAGTGCCTCTGAGTCTTGGTTGGATGTTAAAGTAGATGAAGAATATCTTGAAAAAGTTTGTTCCTCTAGTGTCTTGGCTGGTGCCTGGTGGGCTGTACAAGAAGCAGCGAGATATTGTACTTCAACACGCCTTCGAACGAATCTTGGTGGGCCCAGCCAAACTTTTGCTGCTTTGGAGCGAATGCTTGTGGACGTTGCTCATGTACTGCCACTTGACAGTGAGCAAAATGATGGGAGTCTTAGTATAATTAACTCTTCTGGTGCTCACCTGCTACCTATGAGATTACTGCTGGATTTTGTTGAGGCCTTGAAGAAGAATGTTTATAATGCTTATGAGGGATCTGCAGTACTAGGACCCGTCTCTCGTGCGAGTTCCTTGTTCTTTCGTGCCAATAAAAAGGTCTGTGAGGAGTGGTTTTCTCGTATATGTGAGCCCATGATGAATGCCGGGTTGGCACTGCAATGTCCTTATGCTATAATTCAGTACTGTAGTTTGCGATTATATGATCTTCATAGTATTGTATCTTCAGCTTTCAAGGACAAATCTAGGGGACAGAAGTCAAATTTGGAGGGCATCAGAAGTAGATTTTCTGGAGATGTCTTACGAGTCCTAAGGCATATGACACTGGCTCTCTGTAGGATCCATGAACCGGAGGCTTTACTTGGGCTATTAACATGGGCTTCACAGTCATTTTATCCTTTGTTTCTTGAAGATAACCAGTCTATAGATCACAGTGGGATCTCAGGACCCTTCACGTGGATCAATGGACTTGTGTACCAGGCAAAAGGTCAATATGAAGGGGCTGCTGCATACTTTACTCACTTGCTTCAGTCTGAGGATTCTCTAAGGTCCATGGATTCTGATGGAGTACAGTTTGTTATAGAGCGAATAATTGAGAGCTATTCTGCTTTGTCTGATTGGAAGTCTCTAGAATCTTGGTTATTAGAGCTGCAAACGCTTCGTGCCAAATATGCTGGGAAGAGCTATTCTGGTGCTTTGACAACAGCTGGCAATGAAATCAATGCCATTCATGCCTTGTCACGTTTTGATGAAGGTGATTTTCATGCTGCATGGGCATGTCTTGATTTGACACCTAAAAGTAGTGGTGAGCTCACACTTGACCCTAAACTGGCCCTACAGAGGAGTGAGCAAATGCTCTTACAGGCACTACTTCTTCAGGTCGAAGGGAAGATTGACAAGTTGCCTGAGGATCTACAGAAGGCCAAGCAAATGCTGGAGGAGAACTTGTCTGTTTTAGCACTGGATGGGTTAGAAGATGCTGCTGCAGTTGCCACTCAGTTGCACTGCATTGCTGTGTTTGAAGATGGACTTAGCGTTGAAGGTAGAGAGGAGAGGTCAAAACAGTTCTATTCTGCACTGCCGTCATATTTCCAGCTGATGCAGAGTCCAATTAGTAAAACACGCCAAGATTGTTCCCCATGGCTGAAAGTTCTTCGAGTTTATCGGACAATTTACCCGAGTTCTCCTCTCACTCTGAACCTCTGCATGAACTTGTCCAGTTTAGCTCGGAGGCAGAAGAACCTATTGCTGGCTCATCATCTCAATGACTATCTCAGAGAGCATCTACCCAGATGCTCAGAGGAGAGATTCTGCAATTCTCTAGCCTCTAATTTGGAATATGAGAGGATTCTGCTCGCCTATGCTGAAAACAAGTATGAAGATGCTTTTACTAGTCTCTGGTCATTTCTGCGTCCCTGCATAGTTTCCTCAGCATCCTCAGTTTCTGAAACAAATGAAAGTATATTAAAGGCAAGGGCATGCTTGAAACTTGCAGACTGGCAACGTGATCATTCAGTGTCATTTTTTGAGGTAATTGCTCCGATGATGGAAGAAGATTTCAATACTCCCTTTCTTCATGTTGACAGAGATGGGAATTTTTCTAGTGATGGCAGCTTAAACTACAAGCAGAGTGCAGGGCCAATTATTGATGAAATTATGGGCACAGCTACAAAATTGTCGACTCAACTTTGTCCTTATATGGGCAAGGCTTGGATGTCTTATGGCAGCTGGTGTTTCATTCAGGCCCGGAATTCCATCCTGAATCCACATGATTCTGTTCTTAAGTCATGCTCGTTTTCTCCTTTGCTCGTGTCAGAAATTCAACCAGGTAGGTTCATGTTGAGTGAAGATGAAGTCGAAAATATACGGGCTGTGATTTTGCAGATTTTTCTTAAGCTGGGTGAGGACTGTAAGttgaataataaaaaggaagacCAACATGATCGGATCGCGTCCTCAGAGGATTTGACCAATAACCAGCTTTTCAAGGCTTTGATAGAGCAAGTAGTGAATATCCTTGAAGCTGCTGCTGGGGCACCTGGTGCAGAGGAATCCAGTGGCGAATCACTTTCTACCACTGTTGCTTCAAGGTTACATAAGTCATTCCTTAATGCAAATGTAAAGCTAGAGGTCAATGAGTTGGATCAGCTAGTTGACATATGGTGGACTTTGAGGAAAAGAAGAGTGTCACTTTTCGGCTATGCAGCTCGGGGATTCTCACAGTACCTTTCATGTTCATCTTCAAAGTTTTGCAATGGACAGCTGATTGGTTCGGTCAGTGAGTCACTGAAAACTGGCTGTTACACTTTAAAGGCAACATTGTATCTCTTGCACATTCTTCTCAATTATGGAGTTGAATTACTAGATACTCTCGAACCTTCTCTATCTGCTGTTCCTCTTTGGCCATGGCAG GAAATAATTCCCCAATTGTTTGCTCGCTTAAGTTCCCACCCAGAACAAGCCGTCCGAAGGCAATTACAGAACTTGTTGATGATGCTGGGCAAGCGATCTCCATGGTCCATAGTGTACCCAACTTTAGTTGATGTAAATGCCAACCAAGAGAATCATTTAGATGAGCTTCAGCAAATACTTGGCTGCTTG AGAGAGCTTCATCCAAGACTGATTCAGGATGTCCAACTCATGATCGACGAGCTCGGCAACGTGACTGTTCTGTGGGAGGAGCTTTGGCTTAGTACCCTTCAAGATCTTCATGCAG ATGTGATGAGGCGCATCCATGTTCTCCGGGAGGAAGCTGCAAGAATTGCAGAAAACACTACATTGAGCCAGTCCgagaagaataaaataaatgctGCTAAATATTCAGCCATGATGGCTCCAATTATTGTAACTCTCGAGCGTCGCTTGGCCTCTACTTCTCATAAACCTGTTACACCACATGAGTTGTGGTTCCATCAGAATTACATGGAGCAGTTGAAATCTGCCATTTGGTCTTTCAAGACTCCTCCAAAATCTGCTTCTGCTCTAGGGGATGTATGGCGTCCATTTGATGCAATTGCTGCATCTTTAGCATCCTATCAAAGGAAGTGTTCAGTTTCATTAGGTGAAGTAGCTCCGCAGTTGGCTCTCCTGTCGTCTTCGGATGTTCCCATGCCTGGCCTCGAGAAGGAGGTCAATGATTTTGAATCTGATGGAGGTCTCACATCTTCTCAGGGGATCATCACTATTGCTTCCTTCCTTGAACAAGTAGTGATTCTATCCACCAAAACTAAGCCTAAGAAGATCAACATAATGGGTTCAGATGGTCAAAAGTACACATATCTGTTAAAAGGGAGGGAAGATTTGCGACTTGATGCTAGAATTATGCAGTTATTGCAAGCAATTAACTGCTTATTGCACTCATCTCCAGCCACACGTACTCACCCAATCAATATTCGTTATTATTCTGTGACTCCAATCAGTGGTCGGGCTGGTCTAATTCAGTGGGTGCACAATGTGATAAGTATATACAGCGTCTTTAAGTCCTGGCAAACCCGTGCCCAATTAGCCCAGCTTTCATCTTCGGCCACTGGTGATACAAAAAATGTAGCTCCCTCCATTCCCCGTCCCAGTGACATGTTCTATGGTAAGATCATTCCAGCCCTCAAGGAGAAAGGCATAAAAAGAGTTATTTCTCGGAGGGATTGGCCTCAAGATGTTAAGCGGAAAGTTCTTATGGATCTTATGAAGGAGGTCCCTAGGCAGCTCCTTTATCAGGAGCTTTGGTGTGCCAGTGAAGGATTTAAAGCCTTcaattcaaaattgaaaag GTATTCTGGAAGTGTTGCGGCCATGAGCATGGTGGGACATATTTTAGGCCTTGGAGACAGACATCTTGATAATATTCTTGTGGATTTCTGTAGCGGTGATATAGTGCATATTGATTACAATGTTTGCTTTGATAAAGGGCAGAGACTGAAAGTTCCAGAAGTTGTTCCTTTTCGACTCACCCATACGATAGAAGCAGCTTTAGGGTTGACTGGTGTAGAAGGTACCTTTAGAGCAAACTGTGAGGCAGTTATGGGTGTCTTGAGGAAGAACAAAGATATTCTCTTGATGCTACTAGAAGTATTTGTTTGGGATCCTCTAGTTGAATGGACACGGGGAGACTTCCATGACGATGCAGCGATTGGTGGCGAAGAGAGGAAGGGCATGGAGTTGGCAGTGAGCCTGAGCTTGTTTTCTTCTCGAGTACAAGAAATTCGTGTTCCTTTGCAG GAACATCATGATCTGTTACTATCTACTTTGCCAGCTGTTGAATCAGCCCTTGAG AGGTTTGCTGATGTGCTAAGTAAATATGAACATGTCTCAGCCTTGTTCTTCCGAGttgatcaagaaaaaaataatctcaTATTGCATGAGGCATCTGCAAAATCTATAGTTGCTGAAGTTACTTGCAACTCAGAGAAAATTCGAGCTTCTTTTGAAATTCATGCCCGAGAGTATTCTCAGGCAAAAGCCATGGTGGCTGAGAAAGCTAAAGAGGCAACAACCTGGATCGAGCAGCATGGAAAGGTCCTTGATGCTCTTCAAAGCAGCTCGGTTGCTGAATTAAATCCGTGGTTAAAGCTAAGTAGTATGCGAGAAAGTCTGTCTCTTACATCAGCAGTCTCTGTGGCAGGGGTCCCGCTTTCTGTTGTTCCTGAGCCTACCCAGGCTCAATGTGATGATATAGATAGAGAAGTATCACAAGTTGTGGTGGATTTGGATCACGGGGTGGCTTCTGCACTGACTGCAATTCAAGTGTATTCTTTAGCTTTACAAAGGATTCTTCCTCTAAATTACCGAACAACCAGTTCTGTAAATGCCTGGGCACAAGTTCTACAGTTATTCTCTGATGTGCTATCCTCTGATGCTCTTTCTATTGCGAGAAGACGGGCAGCTGAATTGGTTTCTCATATCTCGACCGCTGGTCATGAATCAATCAAGCTTGCGCATGATAATCTCTCCCGTACACTGGATAAGTATGTCCTTGATCTTGAAAAAGTTGAAAAGGAGTGTTCCGAGGTGATGAATACTGTTGGCTCGGAAACTGAATCAAAAGCTAAGGACCATGTCCTCTCTAGCTTCATGAAGTTCATGCAATCTGGtaatatagagagagaggatgaAACCCATCATGATGCGAGAAATCAAAGTGAATTGTcagagaaggagaaggcatTACTTGTGTTGAATTTAGCTGTCATTGCTTTATATACTGATGTGAGGGGTAGGGTATTAGGGATAGGCAACACAGTAGGACTAGGGAGTTCATGCGATTTCTCATCATTATTTGGTGAACTTGAAGGGCAAGTAGAGAAATGCAACCTTTTCAGTGAGTTTCTGAATGAAGTGAGTCAGAGTGCTCAGTCAGAAACATCAAAACTTCTAGTAGATTTAGACAATCGGGATTCTGATGAAAAACTTCCGTccatttttaaaagaaatttggTTTCCTGCAAATTCTTCATTGATCAATTGATTGAGGATGTTCTACCTGATTTAGCAAGAGCTAcaatttcttataattcagAAGTTCTGGACATGTTTGAATCAATTGCACAGCTTCGGGCCTCTACTGATGCTGCTCTGGAGCAGCTAATAGAGGTTGAAATGGAGAGAACATCTTTGGTTGAGCTAGAAAAGAACTACTTTGTGAAGGTTGGTCTCATCACTGAGAAGCAGTTGGCCCTTAAGGAAGCTTCTTTGAAGGGTCGGGATCACCTTTCCTGGGAAGAAGCTGAAGAACTTGCCTCTCAGGAAGATGCCTGTAGGGTACAGCTAGATCAGCTTCACCAGACATGGAACCAGAGGGACAAGCGTGCTTATTATCTCCTTAAGAGGGAAGCTGAAGCTAAAAATGCACTGATTTCGACCGAGCGCCATTTTCAAACTCTGTTTAATGCTGAAGAGGGTGGCGAATTGCACGGTTCAAGGGCCAAAGCACTGTTGATTGCATTGATCAAGCCTTTCATGGGTTTAGAATTGACTGACAGAGTTCTGTCCTCTTTTACCAATGCTTTAGCTTCCTCTGGCATGACTCATAACTTGGCAGATGTCAGGATATCTGGGCACTCACTGTCCGAAAATGTCTGGAAGATTGGTGGCTTGGTGAATTCTCATGCCTTCTTTATTTGGAAGGTATCTGTCATGGATTCTTTTGTTGATTCGTGCATACAAGATATTGCTTCATCTCTCGATCAGAACTTGGGGTACGACCAGCTTCTTATTGTTTTGAGGAAGAAGCTTGCCATCCAGCTCGAGAGGCACATCAGTTTCTACCTGAAGAACCATTTTATTCCTTCTTTAGTTACTTGGCTGGAGAAGGAAATTGAGCAACTAAAGCAATTCAAGGGGGCAACAAAAGAGTTAACGTCTGAGTATTTGAGGATGGACCCTGGAGCCGTGAAGAAGGTCCAGCTTATGCTTGAAGAGTATTCTAAGGCACGTAAAACAGCACAAGCTGCAAGGTCCGCAGCGTCCATTATGGAAAAGCAGGTAAAAGAGCTCAGAGAGGCTATTTGCAGGACTGGGATTGAGATCGTTCAGATGGAATGGATGCACGAGTCACAGTTGACCCCTTCCCATAATAGCCTGATTGCATTGCAGAAGTTTTTTTCTGTTAATGATGATCTGCGTCCACTTATCCCAAGGCTTAGCCGATCAAAATTGTTGGAAATCATTCAGTCTGCTGTAGTGAGAATAGCTCAATCAATTGATAGCCTGCAATCAATTGAAAGAACTTCTCTTACGGCACAAGGACAACTTGAAAGGGCAATGGGCTGGGCTTGTGGTGGTCCAACTCCAACTAAAATGTCCGGGATTCCTCCTGAATTCCATCAACATCTCATGAGGCGGCAGCAACTTATGTGGGATGCTAGGGAGAAGGCATcagatataataaatatttgcATGTCAGTATTGGAGTTTGAAGCATCTAGGGATGGCATTTTGTGGGTGCCGGGAGAGGTTCATCTGTCTGCAACTGGTAGCGATAATAGGGCGTGGCAGCAAGTGTATTTCAATGCACTCACAAGATTAGATGTTGCCTATCATTCATTCAGCC gtcTCGAGCAGGAATGGAAGTTGGCGAAAAGCAGCATGGAGGCTGCTTCCAGTGGCTTGTATTCTGCCACTAACGAACTATGCATTGCTTCCCTCAAAGCAAAGACAGCTTCAG atgatttgcaaagcACTATTCTTGCCATGAGAGATTTTGCATATGAAGCTAGTGTTTCTCTATCTGCTTTTGGTCGTGTCTCAAGAACTCATACAGCCTTGACATCAGAATGTGGTTCCATGCTCGAAGAG GTCTTAGCGATGACTGATGATCTACATGACGTGTACAGCCTGGGGAAAGAAGCTGCTGCAATGCACCACTCTCTTGTGGATGATCTTTCAAAG GCAAATGCGATCCTTCTGCCACTGGAATCGGTATTGTCAAAAGATGTCGCCACCATGACTGATACTATaacaagagaaagagagacgAAAGCGGAGATCTCTCCCCTTCGTGGGGAGGCTATATATcgatcttattcttctagAATCAGGGAAGCTAGTCAAACTTTTAACCCCCTGCTACCATCACTCATGATATCCGTGAAGGGTCTGCTCTCTCTGTTGACCAGGCTTGCAAGGACAGCGAGTCTGCATGCTGGCAATCTTCATAAA GCATTTGAAGGAGTAGGTGAAAGCCAGAGAGAAAAATCACAGGGATTTGATTTGTCCAAGGCAGATTTTGATGGGGAAGGCTCTTCCTCTGTTGATGGTGATGGGGGAGAGCAATCCCGCTATGATGAGGGTGACACCCAGGATACTTTGGGCTTTTCTGGTCTCTCTTTGAATGAGAAAGGATGGATATCTCTACCAGATAGCATCTGCACTAGTAGCTCGGGATCTGAATCTTCTATTACTGAAGTAAGTGTTTCAGATGGCTTCCGTGACTCAACAGAAGAGGCG TCACAAGCAAAGCTGCCAGAATTCAAGGATCCTGTAGGACCCACAGATGGAGGGTCAGATCACGAAAGTCCTGTCCAAATTTCACAGTCCCTGCTTGAGGAGAATGAGGAGTTGAAATCTGGGGCTAAAGATGAAACTTCCTCCAGAAAAACTAGGATTGAAGATGATAGCGATGAAGCTCTTAGTACTAATAAACATATGAATGGTCCGGTAATCAGGG GTAAAAACACTTATGCAATGTCGGTTCTGAGGCGTGTGGAGATGAAATTAGATGGTCGGGATATCTCTGACTCCGG ACAAATTAGCATTGCAGAGCAGGTGGATTATCTGCTTAAGCAAGCTACAAGCGTGGACAACCTCTGCAACATGTATGAAGGTTGGACGCCATGGATTTGA